In the Oncorhynchus nerka isolate Pitt River linkage group LG2, Oner_Uvic_2.0, whole genome shotgun sequence genome, one interval contains:
- the LOC115120406 gene encoding zinc finger protein 501-like yields MSSLNFSPVEEEEVCWTEKETLGLNIVVKEEKEEEDVTVKQEVEGEAVTVKEEEEDVSVKEEEAEKEDAVFGVKEEGEITVTLKDEDEEMGDLINTREIPDSDSKKSPSGEPDPETPKPARRHHCSHCEKSFRWLGNLKHHERTHTGEKPYHCFQCEKRFSGSGDLKAHERTHTGEKPYHCSQCGKSFTVLNNLKRHERIHKGEKPFQCSQCGKSFTLLANLKRHERIHTGESPYRCSHCGMSFIQLASLKAHEWTHTEEKPFQCSQCRKIFTLLANLKRHERIHTGEKPYHCFHCEKRFSRSGDLKAHEWTHTGEEPFHCSQCGKRFTVLANLKRHERIHTGEKPHHCSHCGMSFIQSRSLKEHEWTHTGEKPFQCSQCGKSFIVLSNLKRHERIHTGEKPFQCSHCGNSFTQRGHLQEHERIHTGEKPYHCAQCKNRFSRVGDLKAHERTHTGEKPFQCSQCRKSFTVLATLKRHERIHTEENPDTEENPGTEDVAVD; encoded by the exons ATGAGCTCCCTAAACTTCTCTCCTGTTGAAGAAGaggaggtctgctggacggagaaagaaactctggggctgaacattgtcgtgaaagaggagaaggaagaggaggatgtcacagttaaacaagaagtagagggtgaggctgttacagtgaaagaagaagaggaagacgtttcagtgaaagaagaggaggcagagaaagaggatgcagtttttggagtgaaggaggaaggggagattACAGTCACATTGAAAGATGaagatgaggagatgggagatctgattaacacca GAGAGATACCAGACTCTGACAGCAAGAAGAGTCCTTCAGGGGAACCAGACCCAGAGACGCCCAAACCAGCGAGACGACACCACTGCTCCCACTGTGAAAAGAGTTTTCGCTGGTTAGGGAATCTAAAGCaccatgagaggacacacacaggagaaaagccataCCACTGCTTCCAATGTGAAAAGAGATTTTCCGGATCAGGGGACTTAAAAGCTCATGAAAGGACACACACGGGAGAAAAGCCTTATcactgttcccagtgtggaaagagttttactgtgttaaataacctgaaaaggcatgagagaatacacaaaGGAGAAAAGCCTTTtcaatgttcccagtgtggaaagagttttaccctgTTAGCTAATCTGAAAaggcatgagagaatacacacaggagaaagtCCTTATCGCTGTTCCCACTGTGGAATGAGTTTTATTCAGTTGGCGAGCCTGAAGGCACATGAGTGGACACACACAGAAGAAAAGCCTTTCCAGTGTTCCCAGTGTAGAAAGATTTTTACCCTGTTAGCTAACTTGAAAaggcatgagagaatacacacaggagaaaagccttaccaTTGCTTCCATTGTGAAAAGAGATTTTCCCGATCAGGGGACCTAAAAGCTCATGAgtggacacacacaggagaagaaCCTTTCCattgttcccagtgtggaaagcgTTTTACCGTGTTAGCTAACCTGAAAaggcatgagagaatacacacgggAGAAAAGCCTCATCACTGTTCCCACTGTGGAATGAGTTTTATTCAGTCAAGGAGCCTGAAGGAGCATGAgtggacacacacaggagaaaagcctttccaatgttcccagtgtggaaagagttttatcgTGTTAAGTAACCTAAAAaggcatgagagaatacacacaggagaaaagccattCCAATGTTCCCATTGTGGAAACAGTTTTACTCAGAGAGGGCACCTACAAGAGCATGAGAGAattcacacaggagaaaagccttaccaCTGCGCCCAGTGTAAAAATAGATTTTCCCGAGTAGGGGACCTAAAAGctcatgagaggacacacacaggagaaaagcctttccaatgttcccagtgtAGAAAGAGTTTTACTGTGTTAGCTACCCTGAAAaggcatgagagaatacacacagaagAAAATCCGGACACAGAAGAAAATCCGGGCACCGAAGACGTGGCTGTCGATTAA